One Deinococcus aerophilus DNA window includes the following coding sequences:
- a CDS encoding Glu/Leu/Phe/Val family dehydrogenase, with protein sequence MTATQDPAQQKKYGAHDIPSYLDPNNIGPYEIYLEQVERVTPYLGKLAYWVETLKRPKRILVVDVPIHLDDGTVAHFEGYRVQHNTSRGPAKGGVRFHQDVTLSEVMALSAWMTVKNAAVNLPYGGGKGGVRIDPRKHSTGELERLTRRYTTEIGLIIGPEKDIPAPDVNTNPQTMAWMMDTYSMNVGRTSTGVVTGKPVSLGGSLGRADATGRGVFVTGAEAMRKLGMPMEGARIAIQGFGNVGEAAARIFHQHGAKIVAIQDVTGTVYSAAGLDPHAALEHLRRTGKITDLPGSEEIGRDEFWSVDCDVLVPAALEKQITLENADRIKARLIVEGANGPTIPAADDLLAEKGVTIVPDVLANAGGVTVSYFEWVQDFSSFFWTEDEINRRLDRVMGEAFLSLWEVKEQHGVTLRTAVYIVSCTRVLEARALRGLYP encoded by the coding sequence ATGACCGCCACCCAGGACCCCGCCCAGCAGAAGAAATACGGCGCCCACGACATTCCCAGCTATCTGGACCCCAACAACATCGGGCCGTACGAGATCTATCTGGAGCAGGTCGAGCGGGTCACGCCGTACCTGGGCAAGCTCGCGTACTGGGTCGAGACCCTCAAGCGGCCCAAACGGATTCTGGTGGTGGACGTGCCGATTCATCTGGACGACGGCACGGTGGCGCACTTCGAGGGCTACCGCGTGCAGCACAACACCTCGCGCGGCCCGGCCAAGGGAGGCGTCCGCTTTCACCAGGACGTGACCCTCAGCGAGGTCATGGCGCTCTCGGCGTGGATGACGGTCAAGAACGCCGCCGTCAACCTGCCCTACGGCGGCGGCAAGGGCGGCGTGCGCATCGATCCCCGCAAGCACAGCACCGGAGAACTCGAGCGCCTGACCCGCCGCTACACCACTGAGATCGGCCTGATCATCGGACCGGAAAAGGACATTCCCGCGCCCGACGTGAACACCAATCCCCAGACCATGGCGTGGATGATGGACACCTATTCCATGAACGTGGGACGCACCTCCACCGGGGTCGTGACCGGCAAGCCCGTCAGCCTGGGCGGGTCCCTGGGCCGCGCCGACGCCACCGGACGTGGCGTGTTCGTGACCGGTGCGGAGGCCATGAGGAAGCTGGGCATGCCGATGGAAGGCGCCAGAATCGCCATTCAGGGCTTCGGCAACGTGGGTGAGGCCGCCGCGCGCATCTTCCACCAGCACGGCGCGAAAATCGTCGCCATTCAGGACGTGACCGGCACCGTCTACAGCGCAGCCGGCCTGGACCCGCACGCGGCCCTGGAGCACCTGCGCCGCACCGGCAAGATCACCGATCTGCCTGGAAGCGAGGAAATCGGGCGCGACGAGTTCTGGAGCGTGGACTGTGACGTGCTGGTCCCGGCCGCGCTGGAAAAGCAGATCACGCTGGAGAATGCCGACCGCATCAAGGCCCGCCTGATTGTGGAGGGAGCGAACGGCCCCACCATTCCCGCCGCCGACGACCTGCTCGCCGAGAAGGGCGTGACCATCGTGCCCGACGTGCTTGCCAATGCCGGGGGCGTGACGGTGAGCTACTTCGAGTGGGTGCAGGATTTCAGTTCGTTCTTCTGGACCGAGGACGAGATCAACCGGCGGCTTGACCGCGTCATGGGCGAGGCCTTCCTGAGCCTGTGGGAGGTCAAGGAGCAGCACGGCGTGACGCTGCGCACCGCCGTGTACATCGTGTCCTGCACGCGGGTGCTCGAGGCGCGGGCGCTGCGCGGTCTGTACCCATAA
- the panB gene encoding 3-methyl-2-oxobutanoate hydroxymethyltransferase has protein sequence MRRSIPELQHPPHPLVMVTAYDYPGGRHAEAAGVDLILVGDSLGNVVLGYDSTAPVTLGDMIHHARAVRRGAPDTFMVVDLPFGTYHTGVQDAMRNAVRVIQETGADAIKMEGASPEILSVVQTLTRNGVPVMGHVGLMPQTATAQGGLKVQGKDDGSARATLDGALGLEAAGAFAVVLEVIPARLARLISERLTIPTIGIGAGGGCDGQVLVTHDLLGVYEGEEKKIAKRYAEVGRVAREAIAAYAAEVRGGQFPTKDNSFVMKDDVLDKLY, from the coding sequence ATGAGGCGCAGCATTCCCGAACTTCAGCACCCGCCGCACCCGCTGGTGATGGTCACGGCCTACGATTACCCCGGTGGCCGCCACGCCGAGGCCGCCGGGGTGGACCTGATCCTGGTGGGAGACTCTCTGGGCAACGTGGTGCTGGGCTACGACAGCACCGCGCCTGTCACGCTGGGCGACATGATCCACCACGCCCGCGCGGTGCGGCGCGGCGCTCCCGACACCTTCATGGTCGTGGACCTCCCCTTCGGCACCTACCACACCGGCGTGCAGGACGCCATGCGCAACGCCGTGCGCGTCATTCAGGAGACCGGGGCCGACGCCATCAAGATGGAGGGGGCCTCGCCGGAAATCCTGAGCGTGGTGCAGACCCTGACCCGCAACGGCGTTCCGGTGATGGGGCACGTCGGCCTGATGCCCCAGACCGCGACCGCCCAGGGCGGCCTGAAGGTGCAGGGCAAGGACGACGGCAGCGCCCGCGCGACCCTGGACGGCGCGCTGGGCCTGGAAGCCGCCGGGGCCTTTGCGGTGGTGCTGGAGGTCATCCCGGCGCGGCTGGCCCGGCTGATCAGCGAGCGGCTGACCATTCCCACCATCGGCATCGGGGCGGGCGGGGGCTGCGACGGTCAGGTGCTCGTCACTCACGATCTGCTGGGGGTTTACGAGGGCGAGGAGAAGAAGATCGCCAAGCGCTACGCCGAGGTGGGCCGTGTGGCGCGCGAGGCGATTGCCGCCTACGCCGCCGAGGTGCGCGGCGGTCAGTTTCCGACCAAAGACAACAGCTTTGTCATGAAGGACGACGTGCTGGACAAGCTGTACTGA